The DNA segment GCGATGAACGATCCGCTTCCCTTCGACCTCCGTGACATCAGGACCGCCACTGTCGTCGCGGCCCATCCCGACGACGAAACCCTTGGTGCCGCCGGGTTTCTCCAGCGCCTGCATTCCGAGGGAGTGTCCGTTTCGCTCGTGGTCGCCACCGACGGTGAGGCCGCGTTTCCCCGCTCGGATCACCGGCTGCGCAAGCAGCTCGGCGAGCTGCGCCGTGCCGAGCTCACCGACTCCCTCACCCGTCTCGGCATCGGCGACGTGGAGCCGCTGTGGCTCGGCCTTCCCGACTCCGGCTTGAGTGAGCACGCCGCCACCCTCACCGGCGAGCTCCGTGTGCTGCTGCGCGACAGCGACGTCTGCCTGGCTCCGTGGCCCGGAGATCCGCACCCCGATCACAGGGAAGCCGGGTTGGCGACGCTGCACGCGGCGCCGGACAACGCACGGTGTCTTTCGTATCCGATCTGGATGTGGCACCAGCTTTCGCCGCACGATTCCGGGATTCCCTGGCATCGCGCCGTCCGGTACGCGCTGACCGGTGCCGAACGAACCGCGAAGGCCAAGGCGATCTCGGCGTTCGTCTCGCAGACCACGCCGGGGCCACACGGTGAGGAACCGATCCTGCCACCCGAGGTGCTCGCCCACTTCGAAGGTGAAGAGGAGCTCTTCTTCCACGAGCGGCCAGGACGATCGGCGTCCGCGCGGCGATTCGCCGAGCTGTACCGGGCTTCGCCGGACCCGTGGAAAACCGAAACCCGGTGGTACGAACGACGCAAACGCTCGGTCGCGCTGTCATCACTTCCCCTGCCGCACTACGGCACGATCATCGAACCCGCCTGTGGGAACGGAAACCTGACCCGCGAACTCGCGGCACGCTGCGACCGGCTGCTCGCCTTCGACCCCGTCCCCGACGCGGTCGCGGCGGCGAGGACAGCGACCTCCGGAATGTCCCATGTGGACATCGACGTCGCCACGCTACCGGAGGGACTGACCGGGCAGGCCGATCTCCTGGTACTCAGCGAGATCCTGTATTACCTCGGCGACGCCGACCTGGCCGAGACCATCGCGCGTTCGGCCACCGTGTCGCGTCGAGGCGGTCATGTACTGGCCGTGCACTGGAAACCGTGGGCGCCGGACGCGCCGCGCGACGGCTGGGACGCCCACCGCAGGTTGCTCACCCACCCCGGTTTCGAACCGCTCGTCGCGCACGACGACGAGGAATTCCTACTGCACGTACTCCAGCGGCGATGATCGCCGCGATCGGCGTGGTGATTCCCGCCAGAGACGAGGAGTCCACCGTCGGCGCGTGTATCGGCGCCGTCGTGCGAGCGTTGCGGCGGCTGCCCCCGTGGATCGAGAAGACGGTGTGTCTCGTCGCGGACCGCTGTTCCGACAACACCGCGGAGGCCGCGACGGCGGCCCTGCGTGGCGCGTGGGCCGGCACGGTGTTGCGGTCGGAGCACACGCGCAGCGTCGGCAACGTACGGGCGCTCGGTACGCGTCGTTGCCTTTCGCTGCTGCGGAACGCCGATCCCGCCAGGACACTGCTCTTGAGCACCGACGCCGACAGCCTCGTCGCGCCCGACTGGGCGCTGGCTCATCTCGGCAGGGCGAACGAGGGGCATCACGCGGTCGCGGGAGTGGCGGAACTGCTGGATTCCGGCGAACTGGGCGCGCGGGCGCTGCGCCGGTACCGAGGCGTGCTCGACGACGCGGCCGGACCGGAGGGACACGGCAACGTCTACGGCGCGAACCTGGGTGTGCGAGCGGACGCCTACCTCGCCGTCGGCGGTTTCGCGCCGCTACCCACCGGCGAAGACCACGACTTGTGGGGCCGGTTGGGGCTGGCCGGTTTCCGTCGCTGTTACGACCGGAAAGCAAGGGTGCTCACCAGCGCGCGAGTGACCGGAAGGGCTCCGGAGGGACTGGCAGCCCTGCTCGACCGGTTGTCGGCCCGCTGACGGCGACGGGGAGACCTTCCGCGACCGGTCCCCGCATGAATCGCCGGTCGGCGGGTAGCCCGGTGGTAGAGCACGAACCGACAAGACATCGATTGGACTGAGTGTTGTGAAGGCTCTCGTGTACGACGGACCGCGCGAAGTCAGCGTCAAGGACGTCCCCGACGCGCGCCTCGAGCGCCCCAACGATGCACTCGTACGAGTGACGAGCACGAACATCTGCGGCTCCGACCTGCACATGTACGAGGGCAGGACACCGATGGAGACGGGCAGGGTGCTTGGCCACGAGAACCTTGGCGAGGTCATCGAAACCGGTGGCGGCGTGGAGCGGGTTCACGTCGGTGACAGGGTGTGCCTTCCGTTCAACATCGGATGTGGGTACTGCGCGAACTGCGAACGCGGCCAGACTGGTTTCTGCCTCAGCGTGGACTCCGACACTCCTGGCGGTGCCTACGGATTCGCCGGGATGGGCAGCTACACCGGCG comes from the Prauserella marina genome and includes:
- a CDS encoding glycosyltransferase, translating into MIAAIGVVIPARDEESTVGACIGAVVRALRRLPPWIEKTVCLVADRCSDNTAEAATAALRGAWAGTVLRSEHTRSVGNVRALGTRRCLSLLRNADPARTLLLSTDADSLVAPDWALAHLGRANEGHHAVAGVAELLDSGELGARALRRYRGVLDDAAGPEGHGNVYGANLGVRADAYLAVGGFAPLPTGEDHDLWGRLGLAGFRRCYDRKARVLTSARVTGRAPEGLAALLDRLSAR
- a CDS encoding bifunctional PIG-L family deacetylase/class I SAM-dependent methyltransferase, whose translation is MNDPLPFDLRDIRTATVVAAHPDDETLGAAGFLQRLHSEGVSVSLVVATDGEAAFPRSDHRLRKQLGELRRAELTDSLTRLGIGDVEPLWLGLPDSGLSEHAATLTGELRVLLRDSDVCLAPWPGDPHPDHREAGLATLHAAPDNARCLSYPIWMWHQLSPHDSGIPWHRAVRYALTGAERTAKAKAISAFVSQTTPGPHGEEPILPPEVLAHFEGEEELFFHERPGRSASARRFAELYRASPDPWKTETRWYERRKRSVALSSLPLPHYGTIIEPACGNGNLTRELAARCDRLLAFDPVPDAVAAARTATSGMSHVDIDVATLPEGLTGQADLLVLSEILYYLGDADLAETIARSATVSRRGGHVLAVHWKPWAPDAPRDGWDAHRRLLTHPGFEPLVAHDDEEFLLHVLQRR